In one window of Nothobranchius furzeri strain GRZ-AD chromosome 11, NfurGRZ-RIMD1, whole genome shotgun sequence DNA:
- the LOC139073096 gene encoding uncharacterized protein yields MERWPSLFSENQIKEEFKRLTTVHLEQTFLSSLDRFTPKLLAMFQKKGGTAGTKIRPMLDSLNEHHVDGRRDIIISCLVEYLGESGEELIKDYKDVNQEAAKEDCNDHLMKVAVIHPSVAQDNQDPVYVCVIIEGLEVLQDCKTVTNACLLLMGVIYAVNLSYPQKLKYTFEAFQKLFLELDSLRMSAKVQSLHKKLLQ; encoded by the exons ATGGAGAGATGGCCTTCTCTGTTCAGTGAAAATCAG ATCAAAGAAGAGTTTAAAAGACTGACCACGGTGCATCTGGAGCAAACCTTTTTGTCCAGTTTGGACAGGTTTACTCCAAAACTCCTGGCAATGTTTCAGAAGAAGGGCGGGACTGCAGGGACCAAAATAAGACCAATGCTGGACTCACTGAATGAG CATCATGTTGATGGCAGAAGGGACATCATCATTAGTTGCTTAGTTGAGTATCTTGGAGAGAGTGGAGAGGAGCTGATCAAAGACTATAAG GATGTCAACCAAGAAGCGGCGAAAGAGGACTGCAATGATCACTTGATGAAGGTTGCTGTTATCCATCCCAGTGTGGCACAGGACAACCAAGATCCAGTGTACGTGTGTGTCATTATTGAGGGACTCGAGGTTTTGCAGGACTGCAAAACTGTGACAAACGCTTGCCTCCTCCTCATGGGAGTCATCTATGCTGTCAATTTAAGTTATCCACAGAAACTGAAATATACTTTTGAAGCATTTCAGAAGCTTTTCCTTGAGCTTGACAGCCTGAGAATGTCAGCAAAGGTCCAGTCTCTGCACAAAAAACTTCTACAGTGA
- the LOC107383433 gene encoding cyclin-Y — MGSLTSCCASDSPSLCRNAHSRLDSFYQDSEVSREETGCNLQHISDRENTNEYNLEYNPSDHPRASTIFLIKSLNEEMHFRNGGEKQKSLLINNHVTLRRKYSSCSTIFLDNNTVSHPHLKSTIKCVALAIYYHIKNRSANGLLLDIFDEKLHPISKSKVPLDYNHHDPELKQIYRFIATLFSAAQLTAECAIVTLVYLERLLTYAEMDICPGNWKRIVLGAVLLASKVWDDQAVWNADYCQILKDTTVKDINELERQFLELLEFNTNVPSSVYAKYYFDLRSLSEANNLRFPLEPLSREKAQKLEAISRLCDDGYRDVRRAARKRSASVDHLYQSRWVPAILS, encoded by the exons ATGGGGAGCTTAACCTCCTGCTGCGCGTCTGACAGCCCCAGCCTCTGTAGAAATGCCCACTCCAGGCTGGACTCCTTCTATCAGGACTCGGAAGTGAGCAGGGAGGAGACGGGATGCAACCTGCAGCACATCAGCGATAGGGAGAACACTAATG AGTACAACCTGGAGTATAATCCATCAGATCATCCACGAGCCAGCACCATTTTCCTTATTAAATCTCTAAATGAGG AGATGCATTTCAGAAATG gaggagaaaaacaaaagagCCTCCTCATTAATAAT cacgtCACATTGAGAAGAAAATACAGTTCTTGCTCAACCATCTTCCTAGACAACAATACAGTCAGCCATCCACATCTGAAGTCCACCATCAAATG TGTTGCTCTGGCAATTTACTACCACATCAAAAACAG GAGCGCAAATGGACTGCTACTGGATATTTTTGATGAAAAGCTCCATCCTATCTCA AAATCTAAGGTCCCGCTGGACTACAACCACCACGACCCGGAGCTGAAGCAGATCTACCGCTTCATCGCAACTCTGTTTAGTGCTGCTCAGCTGACGGCGGAATGTGCCATCGTCACtctg GTGTACTTGGAGAGACTGCTGACGTATGCAGAGATGGATATCTGTCCTGGGAACTGGAAGAGGATAGTCCTGGGTGCCGTCCTGCTGGCCTCTAAAGTCTGGGACGACCAGGCCGTCTGGAACGCCGACTACTGCCAGATCCTCAAAGACACCACGGTGAAGGACAT AAATGAATTAGAGCGACAGTTCCTGGAGCTGCTGGAGTTCAACACCAACGTGCCATCCAGCGTTTATGCCAAGTATTACTTTGACCTTCGGTCGCTGTCGGAGGCCAACAACCTGCGGTTCCCCCTGGAGCCTCTCAGCAGGGAAAAGGCTCAAAAGCTGGAG GCTATTTCCAGGCTCTGTGACGACGGCTACAGAGACGTCCGGAGAGCAGCCAGGAAGCGATCAGCCAGCGTGGACCACCTGTACCAGAGTCGCTGGGTCCCCGCCATCCTCTCCTAA
- the LOC107383434 gene encoding C-type lectin domain family 4 member E isoform X3 produces the protein MLMRFSSKCSSGEAAAFQHEKPNRKSNLLLWALLAAALIIVYRLAFDKIRTNKTLQTLKEENEALRKHISGSRSFCEDLGADLVKIDSREEQEFLVEKVKNFVMDTILGSFWIGLTDSEVEGNWTWVDGSPLDSRMKFWLEGEPNNAAGRSVSGEDCVAIVKRGVEDLNTWNDDTCSFAHKSICEKPAGTGPSSSACG, from the exons atgttgatgCGGTTCTCCTCTAAATGCTCCTCAGGTGAAGCTGCTGCCTTTCAGCATGAAAaaccaaacaggaagtcaaatCTGCTTCTCTGggctctgctggctgctgctctcatCATTGTCTACAGACTCG CTTTTGATAAAATTAGAACCAACAAAACTCTCCAAACCCTGAAGGAGGAGAATGAAGCTCTGAGAAAACACATCTCAG GGAGCAGAAGTTTCTGTGAGGATCTGGGAGCAGACCTGGTGAAGATCGACAGCAGAGAGGAGCAG GAGTTCCTGGTGGAGAAAGTGAAAAACTTTGTGATGGATACTATTTTGGGAAGTTTCTGGATCGGACTGACAGACTCAGAGGTAGAAGGCAACTGGACCTGGGTGGACGGATCTCCACTGGACAGCAG AATGAAGTTTTGGTTAGAAGGAGAGCCCAATAATGCTGCAGGACGCAGTGTATCTGGAGAGGACTGTGTGGCGATTGTGAAGAGAGGAGTTGAAGATCTGAACACCTGGAATGATGACACCTGTAGCTTTGCTCATAAAAGTATCTGTGAGAAACCAGCAGGAACTGGACCGAGTTCATCTGCTTGTGGCTGA
- the LOC107383434 gene encoding C-type lectin domain family 4 member E isoform X1, with the protein MLMRFSSKCSSGEAAAFQHEKPNRKSNLLLWALLAAALIIVYRLAFDKIRTNKTLQTLKEENEALRKHISDHFCLKLDRNWEKHGDKCYYFSNISLFWKGSRSFCEDLGADLVKIDSREEQEFLVEKVKNFVMDTILGSFWIGLTDSEVEGNWTWVDGSPLDSRMKFWLEGEPNNAAGRSVSGEDCVAIVKRGVEDLNTWNDDTCSFAHKSICEKPAGTGPSSSACG; encoded by the exons atgttgatgCGGTTCTCCTCTAAATGCTCCTCAGGTGAAGCTGCTGCCTTTCAGCATGAAAaaccaaacaggaagtcaaatCTGCTTCTCTGggctctgctggctgctgctctcatCATTGTCTACAGACTCG CTTTTGATAAAATTAGAACCAACAAAACTCTCCAAACCCTGAAGGAGGAGAATGAAGCTCTGAGAAAACACATCTCAG ATCACTTTTGTCTGAAGTTGGACAGAAACTGGGAGAAACATGGAGACAAGTGTTATTATTTCAGTAACATTAGCTTATTCTGGAAAGGGAGCAGAAGTTTCTGTGAGGATCTGGGAGCAGACCTGGTGAAGATCGACAGCAGAGAGGAGCAG GAGTTCCTGGTGGAGAAAGTGAAAAACTTTGTGATGGATACTATTTTGGGAAGTTTCTGGATCGGACTGACAGACTCAGAGGTAGAAGGCAACTGGACCTGGGTGGACGGATCTCCACTGGACAGCAG AATGAAGTTTTGGTTAGAAGGAGAGCCCAATAATGCTGCAGGACGCAGTGTATCTGGAGAGGACTGTGTGGCGATTGTGAAGAGAGGAGTTGAAGATCTGAACACCTGGAATGATGACACCTGTAGCTTTGCTCATAAAAGTATCTGTGAGAAACCAGCAGGAACTGGACCGAGTTCATCTGCTTGTGGCTGA
- the LOC107383434 gene encoding C-type lectin domain family 4 member E isoform X2, whose protein sequence is MMICPQNSEQGEAAAFQHEKPNRKSNLLLWALLAAALIIVYRLAFDKIRTNKTLQTLKEENEALRKHISDHFCLKLDRNWEKHGDKCYYFSNISLFWKGSRSFCEDLGADLVKIDSREEQEFLVEKVKNFVMDTILGSFWIGLTDSEVEGNWTWVDGSPLDSRMKFWLEGEPNNAAGRSVSGEDCVAIVKRGVEDLNTWNDDTCSFAHKSICEKPAGTGPSSSACG, encoded by the exons GTGAAGCTGCTGCCTTTCAGCATGAAAaaccaaacaggaagtcaaatCTGCTTCTCTGggctctgctggctgctgctctcatCATTGTCTACAGACTCG CTTTTGATAAAATTAGAACCAACAAAACTCTCCAAACCCTGAAGGAGGAGAATGAAGCTCTGAGAAAACACATCTCAG ATCACTTTTGTCTGAAGTTGGACAGAAACTGGGAGAAACATGGAGACAAGTGTTATTATTTCAGTAACATTAGCTTATTCTGGAAAGGGAGCAGAAGTTTCTGTGAGGATCTGGGAGCAGACCTGGTGAAGATCGACAGCAGAGAGGAGCAG GAGTTCCTGGTGGAGAAAGTGAAAAACTTTGTGATGGATACTATTTTGGGAAGTTTCTGGATCGGACTGACAGACTCAGAGGTAGAAGGCAACTGGACCTGGGTGGACGGATCTCCACTGGACAGCAG AATGAAGTTTTGGTTAGAAGGAGAGCCCAATAATGCTGCAGGACGCAGTGTATCTGGAGAGGACTGTGTGGCGATTGTGAAGAGAGGAGTTGAAGATCTGAACACCTGGAATGATGACACCTGTAGCTTTGCTCATAAAAGTATCTGTGAGAAACCAGCAGGAACTGGACCGAGTTCATCTGCTTGTGGCTGA